From a region of the Sebastes umbrosus isolate fSebUmb1 chromosome 10, fSebUmb1.pri, whole genome shotgun sequence genome:
- the hmx2 gene encoding homeobox protein HMX2, with protein sequence MSSAEDSGSKCSSGPISSFTIQSILGTTASDAQRSGKKELSKKKGPLLPLPLPPPRRRSLSVSSEEECSGGEDSADCFCSDTGHGEPCRQHQAHNFCLGPANKGLLSGNDALLARRPVHLPLLQDYKEEQDKRPCHQMSPLSEERHTDGADKQGNNSSKKKTRTVFSRSQVYQLESTFDMKRYLSSSERACLASSLQLTETQVKTWFQNRRNKWKRQLSAELEAANMAHASAQTLVGMPLVFRDNSLLRVPVPRSIAFPTPLYYPGSSLPGLPLYNLYNKIEY encoded by the exons ATGAGTAGCGCAGAAGACAGCGGGAGCAAGTGCTCGTCGGGCCCGATTTCAAGCTTCACCATCCAGTCGATTTTGGGCACCACAGCGTCCGATGCGCAGCGCTCCGGGAAGAAGGAGCTCTCCAAGAAGAAAGGACCGCTTCTGCCgctgccgctgccgccgccgcgGAGGCGCTCTCTGTCGGTGTCCTCCGAGGAGGAGTGCAGCGGCGGAGAGGACTCAGCGGACTGCTTCTGCTCCGACACCGGCCACGGAGAGCCATGCAGACAGCACCAAGCACACAACTTCTGTTTAG gtccCGCCAATAAAGGACTCCTGTCCGGTAATGACGCGCTGCTGGCTCGGCGGCCGGTGCACCTGCCGCTGCTGCAGGATTACAAGGAGGAGCAGGACAAGAGACCGTGCCATCAGATGTCCCCGCTGTCCGAGGAGAGACACACGGACGGCGCGGACAAGCAGGGCAACAACTCCTCCAAGAAGAAGACGCGCACGGTTTTCTCCCGGAGCCAGGTGTACCAGCTGGAGTCCACCTTCGACATGAAGCGCTACCTGAGCAGCTCGGAGCGCGCCTGCTTAGCGTCCAGCCTGCAGCTGACGGAGACTCAGGTCAAGACGTGGTTTCAGAACAGGAGGAACAAATGGAAACGGCAGCTATCGGCCGAGCTGGAGGCGGCCAACATGGCCCACGCCTCCGCACAGACACTAGTGGGCATGCCGCTGGTTTTCAGAGATAACTCCTTACTGCGCGTTCCGGTTCCTCGGTCCATCGCCTTCCCAACACCTCTCTATTACCCAGGGAGCAGCCTGCCAGGGTTACCTTTATACAACCTGTACAACAAGATCGAGTACTGA